A DNA window from Strix aluco isolate bStrAlu1 chromosome 6, bStrAlu1.hap1, whole genome shotgun sequence contains the following coding sequences:
- the ZRANB3 gene encoding DNA annealing helicase and endonuclease ZRANB3 isoform X2 — MASTFQEAPTLEASYSENVDAKLSFLPERLRKKLLPFQEKGIIFALQRSGRCMIADEMGLGKTIQAIAISYYYKNEWPLLIVVPSSLRYPWVDEMEKWIPELSPDDISIIQNKTDTGRISTSKVTILGYGLLTSDAQTLVDTLYRQNFKVVVVDESHYMKSRNATRSKILLPIVQKALRAILLTGTPALGRPEELFMQIEALFPGRFGTWSEYAKKYCNARVRFFGKRTQWDCRGASNLEELHQLLSEIMIRRLKNDVLTQLPPKVRQRIPFDLPQAASKNLNTTFAAWEKLMRTLNSDATESHFSEVMNLITRMYKETAIAKAGAVKDYIKMMLENDKLKFLVFAHHLSMLQACTEAVIEKKVRYIRIDGSVPSAERIRLVNQFQKDADTRVAILSIQAAGQGLTFTAATHVVFAELYWDPGHIKQAEDRAHRIGQCSSVNIHFLIAKGTMDTLMWAMLNRKAKVTGSTLNGKKEKMQAEECDKEKWDFLNFAETWTPNESLEDSKNELLFTHFEKERQHDIRSFFSPKSSNEKKRKISSGNESLDNDSESSEVTKEEDTEKSNGNLDSTRISDVDTICHESTYECEAKRARSISGSTPVNSSKKKKTSLTGKKPSLFSERTNEIFPRGLNTSSKIERNCEAAASQTEEDVSKDSRRNEESAVCKAEDRREDLGEMVTQQFVEINEQETVEIENEESEKRCGEGDVDKSDAFPIYDGLMFCASRNTDRIHLYTKDGEPLNHNFIPLDIQLDNWEDLPEAFQYKQNRSSILRFVKEWSHITAMKQKIVRKSGQIFCSPIHAAEELSKKQSVVSSTKRYMTKEDVAAASLSKASSSGGSVRLISKESGVCLKNENASIEQSGHSTMLPSENGKGPSALHWEQGEAEGSSQPRGYLQALDSQGNPLCLNCQQPTPQLEPGCQARAWDTRFCSHACQEDFSIRSSQSYLRTKVFEIEHGVCQFCNQNAQELYLSIRDAPKSQRKKLLESSWMSCLPLGQLNEIITNPTEGQFWQADHIKPVYSGGGQCSLENLQTLCTVCHRERTAKQAKERSQMKRRSLATKYGCDITKFFVKM; from the exons GTGTATGATTGCTGATGAG atGGGACTAGGTAAAACAATTCAAGCAATTGCCATTTCCTATTACTATAAAAACGAATGGCCTCTCTTAATTGTTGTGCCTTCATCTCTGAGATACCCTTGGGTTGATGAGATGGAGAAGTGGATTCCAGAACTCTCTCCAGATGATATTAGCATCATTCAGAACAAAACTGATACTGG gagAATATCAACCAGCAAAGTAACGATTCTGGGGTATGGCCTGTTAACTTCTGATGCACAGACTTTAGTAGACACTTTGTACAGGCAGAACTTTAAGGTAGTTGTGGTTGATGAATCACACTATATGAAATCCAGAAATGCCACCCGCAGCAAGATTTTGTTGCCAATTGTGCAGAAAGCTCTTAGAGCTATTCTTCTTACTGGAACTCCTGCTCTAGGAAGACCTGAAGAG cttttCATGCAGATTGAGGCACTGTTTCCAGGAAGATTTGGAACTTGGAGTGAATATGCCAAAAAATACTGCAATGCTCGTGTCAG gttTTTTGGTAAAAGAACTCAATGGGACTGTAGAGGAGCTTCAAATTTAGAAGAACTACATCAACTTTTGAGTGAAATAATGATCAGAAGATTGAAGAATGATGTCCTAACTCAATTGCCTCCCAAAGTTAGACAACGTATTCCATTTGACCTCCCACAAGCCGCATCTAAG AATTTGAATACCACTTTTGCAGCATGGGAGAAATTAATGAGAACTCTGAATTCAGATGCCACTGAAAGCCACTTTTCTGAAGTCATGAATCTAATCACACGCATGTATAAAGAAACAGCCATTGCCAAG GCAGGAGCAGTAAAGGACTATATCAAAATGATGCTTGAAAATGACAAACTGAAGTTTCTAGTTTTTGCTCATCACTTAAGCATGCTTCAAGCCTGTACAGAGGCAGTTATAGAAAAAAAG GTTCGCTACATACGAATAGATGGAAGTGTTCCTTCTGCAGAAAGAATACGTCTTGTTAATCAGTTCCAGAAGGATGCTGACACCCGGGTTGCTATTTTGAGTATTCAGGCAGCTGGTCAG GGTTTAACTTTCACTGCTGCTACTCATGTTGTGTTTGCTGAACTATACTGGGATCCAGGCCATATTAAGCAAGCAGAAGACAGAGCACACCGAATTGGGCAGTGCAGTTCTGTGAATATTCACTTCCTTATTGCAAAAGGAACAATGGATACTCTTATGTGGGCGATGCTGAATCGCAAG GCCAAAGTTACAGGCAGCACCTTGAAtggcaaaaaagagaaaatgcaggcTGAAGAATGTGATAaggagaaatgggattttttgaATTTTGCTGAGACCTGGACCCCAAATGAAAGCTTAGAAGATTCcaaaaatgaacttttatttaCACAT TTTGAAAAGGAAAGACAGCATGATATACGTTCTTTCTTTTCTCCGAAATCCTCCAATGAGAAGAAACGCAAAATATCTTCTGGTAATGAATCATTAGATAATGATTCAGAATCTTCTGAAGTCACAAAAGAAGAGGATACAGAGAAGAGCAATGGAAACCTGGATTCCACAAGAATAAGTGATGTGGATACAATTTGTCATGAAAGTACCTATGAATGTGAAGCTAAAAGAGCAAGAAGCATAAGTGGATCTACTCCTGTCAACTccagtaagaaaaagaaaacatctttgacTGGAAAAAAGCcctctttgttttcagaaagaaccAATGAAATCTTTCCTCGTGGCTTAAATACTTCAAGCAAAA TTGAGAGAAATTGTGAAGCTGCTGCTAGCCAGACTGAAGAAGATGTGTCAAAGGACTCCAGAAGAAACGAAGAGAGTGCAGTGTGCAAAGCTGAAGACAGAAGAGAAGATTTGGGAGAAATGGTGACCCAGCAATTTGTTGAAATCAATGAACAGGAAACTGTTGAAattgaaaatgaagaaagtgaaaaaaggtGTGGAGAAG GAGATGTAGATAAATCTGATGCATTTCCAATATATGATGGTCTTATGTTTTGTGCAAGCAGGAATACTGATAGAATTCACCTCTATACAAAG GATGGTGAACCACTGAATCATAATTTCATCCCATTGGACATACAGCTGGATAACTGGGAGGATTTGCCAGAGGCTTTCCAGTATAAACAAAATCGTTCATCG ATACTGAGGTTTGTGAAAGAATGGAGTCATATAACAGCAATGAAACAGAAGATTGTCAGAAAAAGTGGTCAGATATTTTGTAGTCCTATTCATGCTGCAGAGGAGTTGTCTAAAAAGCAGTCAGTGGTCAGCAGCACAAAAAG gTACATGACCAAGGAGGATGTAGCAGCAGCCTCACTTAGCAAAGCTAGCAGCAGCGGGGGCAGCGTTCGCCTCATCTCAAAAGAAAGTGGGGTTTGTCTGAAGAATGAAAATGCTTCTATTGAACAATCAGGTCATTCCACAAT GTTGccttcagaaaatggaaaaggcCCATCAGCTCTCcactgggagcagggggaagcTGAAGGCTCCTCCCAACCCAGAGGCTATTTGCAAGCCTTGGACAGCCAAGGGAACCCTCTCTGCCTCAACTGCCAACAGCCCACCCCTCAGCTTGAGCCAGGCTGCCAGGCCCGTGCTTGGGACACGCGATTCTGCTCTCATGCCTGCCAGGAGGACTTCTCAATTCGCTCTAGTCAGAGCTACCTTAGGACTAAAGTGTTTGAAATTGAACATGGCGTTTGTCAGTTTTGTAATCAAAATGCCCAGGAGCTTTATCTCAGCATCAGAGATGCACCCAAGAGTCAGCGTAAGAAACTTCTGGAGAGTTCTTGGATGTCTTGCCTTCCGCTTGGGCAG TTGAATGAAATTATAACAAACCCTACAGAAGGCCAGTTCTGGCAGGCCGACCACATCAAGCCTGTTTACAGTGGAGGAGGACAGTGCTCCCTGGAAAACCTTCAGACGCTGTGTACAGTCTGCCACAGGGAG AGAACTGCGAAACAGGCCAAGGAGAGAAGTCAGATGAAGAGACGTTCTTTAGCTACAAAGTATGGCTGTGATATCACAAAATTTTTTGTGAAGatgtaa
- the ZRANB3 gene encoding DNA annealing helicase and endonuclease ZRANB3 isoform X1, whose product MASTFQEAPTLEASYSENVDAKLSFLPERLRKKLLPFQEKGIIFALQRSGRCMIADEMGLGKTIQAIAISYYYKNEWPLLIVVPSSLRYPWVDEMEKWIPELSPDDISIIQNKTDTGRISTSKVTILGYGLLTSDAQTLVDTLYRQNFKVVVVDESHYMKSRNATRSKILLPIVQKALRAILLTGTPALGRPEELFMQIEALFPGRFGTWSEYAKKYCNARVRFFGKRTQWDCRGASNLEELHQLLSEIMIRRLKNDVLTQLPPKVRQRIPFDLPQAASKNLNTTFAAWEKLMRTLNSDATESHFSEVMNLITRMYKETAIAKAGAVKDYIKMMLENDKLKFLVFAHHLSMLQACTEAVIEKKVRYIRIDGSVPSAERIRLVNQFQKDADTRVAILSIQAAGQGLTFTAATHVVFAELYWDPGHIKQAEDRAHRIGQCSSVNIHFLIAKGTMDTLMWAMLNRKAKVTGSTLNGKKEKMQAEECDKEKWDFLNFAETWTPNESLEDSKNELLFTHFEKERQHDIRSFFSPKSSNEKKRKISSGNESLDNDSESSEVTKEEDTEKSNGNLDSTRISDVDTICHESTYECEAKRARSISGSTPVNSSKKKKTSLTGKKPSLFSERTNEIFPRGLNTSSKSTALFKVWHCSVCTYSNNELLPYCEMCNCPQSSNVERNCEAAASQTEEDVSKDSRRNEESAVCKAEDRREDLGEMVTQQFVEINEQETVEIENEESEKRCGEGDVDKSDAFPIYDGLMFCASRNTDRIHLYTKDGEPLNHNFIPLDIQLDNWEDLPEAFQYKQNRSSILRFVKEWSHITAMKQKIVRKSGQIFCSPIHAAEELSKKQSVVSSTKRYMTKEDVAAASLSKASSSGGSVRLISKESGVCLKNENASIEQSGHSTMLPSENGKGPSALHWEQGEAEGSSQPRGYLQALDSQGNPLCLNCQQPTPQLEPGCQARAWDTRFCSHACQEDFSIRSSQSYLRTKVFEIEHGVCQFCNQNAQELYLSIRDAPKSQRKKLLESSWMSCLPLGQLNEIITNPTEGQFWQADHIKPVYSGGGQCSLENLQTLCTVCHRERTAKQAKERSQMKRRSLATKYGCDITKFFVKM is encoded by the exons GTGTATGATTGCTGATGAG atGGGACTAGGTAAAACAATTCAAGCAATTGCCATTTCCTATTACTATAAAAACGAATGGCCTCTCTTAATTGTTGTGCCTTCATCTCTGAGATACCCTTGGGTTGATGAGATGGAGAAGTGGATTCCAGAACTCTCTCCAGATGATATTAGCATCATTCAGAACAAAACTGATACTGG gagAATATCAACCAGCAAAGTAACGATTCTGGGGTATGGCCTGTTAACTTCTGATGCACAGACTTTAGTAGACACTTTGTACAGGCAGAACTTTAAGGTAGTTGTGGTTGATGAATCACACTATATGAAATCCAGAAATGCCACCCGCAGCAAGATTTTGTTGCCAATTGTGCAGAAAGCTCTTAGAGCTATTCTTCTTACTGGAACTCCTGCTCTAGGAAGACCTGAAGAG cttttCATGCAGATTGAGGCACTGTTTCCAGGAAGATTTGGAACTTGGAGTGAATATGCCAAAAAATACTGCAATGCTCGTGTCAG gttTTTTGGTAAAAGAACTCAATGGGACTGTAGAGGAGCTTCAAATTTAGAAGAACTACATCAACTTTTGAGTGAAATAATGATCAGAAGATTGAAGAATGATGTCCTAACTCAATTGCCTCCCAAAGTTAGACAACGTATTCCATTTGACCTCCCACAAGCCGCATCTAAG AATTTGAATACCACTTTTGCAGCATGGGAGAAATTAATGAGAACTCTGAATTCAGATGCCACTGAAAGCCACTTTTCTGAAGTCATGAATCTAATCACACGCATGTATAAAGAAACAGCCATTGCCAAG GCAGGAGCAGTAAAGGACTATATCAAAATGATGCTTGAAAATGACAAACTGAAGTTTCTAGTTTTTGCTCATCACTTAAGCATGCTTCAAGCCTGTACAGAGGCAGTTATAGAAAAAAAG GTTCGCTACATACGAATAGATGGAAGTGTTCCTTCTGCAGAAAGAATACGTCTTGTTAATCAGTTCCAGAAGGATGCTGACACCCGGGTTGCTATTTTGAGTATTCAGGCAGCTGGTCAG GGTTTAACTTTCACTGCTGCTACTCATGTTGTGTTTGCTGAACTATACTGGGATCCAGGCCATATTAAGCAAGCAGAAGACAGAGCACACCGAATTGGGCAGTGCAGTTCTGTGAATATTCACTTCCTTATTGCAAAAGGAACAATGGATACTCTTATGTGGGCGATGCTGAATCGCAAG GCCAAAGTTACAGGCAGCACCTTGAAtggcaaaaaagagaaaatgcaggcTGAAGAATGTGATAaggagaaatgggattttttgaATTTTGCTGAGACCTGGACCCCAAATGAAAGCTTAGAAGATTCcaaaaatgaacttttatttaCACAT TTTGAAAAGGAAAGACAGCATGATATACGTTCTTTCTTTTCTCCGAAATCCTCCAATGAGAAGAAACGCAAAATATCTTCTGGTAATGAATCATTAGATAATGATTCAGAATCTTCTGAAGTCACAAAAGAAGAGGATACAGAGAAGAGCAATGGAAACCTGGATTCCACAAGAATAAGTGATGTGGATACAATTTGTCATGAAAGTACCTATGAATGTGAAGCTAAAAGAGCAAGAAGCATAAGTGGATCTACTCCTGTCAACTccagtaagaaaaagaaaacatctttgacTGGAAAAAAGCcctctttgttttcagaaagaaccAATGAAATCTTTCCTCGTGGCTTAAATACTTCAAGCAAAAGTACGGCTTTATTTAAAGTTTGGCACTGTAGTGTTTGCACTTATAGTAATAATGAATTGCTCCCTTACTGTGAAATGTGCAATTGTCCTCAAAGCAGTAATG TTGAGAGAAATTGTGAAGCTGCTGCTAGCCAGACTGAAGAAGATGTGTCAAAGGACTCCAGAAGAAACGAAGAGAGTGCAGTGTGCAAAGCTGAAGACAGAAGAGAAGATTTGGGAGAAATGGTGACCCAGCAATTTGTTGAAATCAATGAACAGGAAACTGTTGAAattgaaaatgaagaaagtgaaaaaaggtGTGGAGAAG GAGATGTAGATAAATCTGATGCATTTCCAATATATGATGGTCTTATGTTTTGTGCAAGCAGGAATACTGATAGAATTCACCTCTATACAAAG GATGGTGAACCACTGAATCATAATTTCATCCCATTGGACATACAGCTGGATAACTGGGAGGATTTGCCAGAGGCTTTCCAGTATAAACAAAATCGTTCATCG ATACTGAGGTTTGTGAAAGAATGGAGTCATATAACAGCAATGAAACAGAAGATTGTCAGAAAAAGTGGTCAGATATTTTGTAGTCCTATTCATGCTGCAGAGGAGTTGTCTAAAAAGCAGTCAGTGGTCAGCAGCACAAAAAG gTACATGACCAAGGAGGATGTAGCAGCAGCCTCACTTAGCAAAGCTAGCAGCAGCGGGGGCAGCGTTCGCCTCATCTCAAAAGAAAGTGGGGTTTGTCTGAAGAATGAAAATGCTTCTATTGAACAATCAGGTCATTCCACAAT GTTGccttcagaaaatggaaaaggcCCATCAGCTCTCcactgggagcagggggaagcTGAAGGCTCCTCCCAACCCAGAGGCTATTTGCAAGCCTTGGACAGCCAAGGGAACCCTCTCTGCCTCAACTGCCAACAGCCCACCCCTCAGCTTGAGCCAGGCTGCCAGGCCCGTGCTTGGGACACGCGATTCTGCTCTCATGCCTGCCAGGAGGACTTCTCAATTCGCTCTAGTCAGAGCTACCTTAGGACTAAAGTGTTTGAAATTGAACATGGCGTTTGTCAGTTTTGTAATCAAAATGCCCAGGAGCTTTATCTCAGCATCAGAGATGCACCCAAGAGTCAGCGTAAGAAACTTCTGGAGAGTTCTTGGATGTCTTGCCTTCCGCTTGGGCAG TTGAATGAAATTATAACAAACCCTACAGAAGGCCAGTTCTGGCAGGCCGACCACATCAAGCCTGTTTACAGTGGAGGAGGACAGTGCTCCCTGGAAAACCTTCAGACGCTGTGTACAGTCTGCCACAGGGAG AGAACTGCGAAACAGGCCAAGGAGAGAAGTCAGATGAAGAGACGTTCTTTAGCTACAAAGTATGGCTGTGATATCACAAAATTTTTTGTGAAGatgtaa
- the ZRANB3 gene encoding DNA annealing helicase and endonuclease ZRANB3 isoform X4: MASTFQEAPTLEASYSENVDAKLSFLPERLRKKLLPFQEKGIIFALQRSGRCMIADEMGLGKTIQAIAISYYYKNEWPLLIVVPSSLRYPWVDEMEKWIPELSPDDISIIQNKTDTGRISTSKVTILGYGLLTSDAQTLVDTLYRQNFKVVVVDESHYMKSRNATRSKILLPIVQKALRAILLTGTPALGRPEELFMQIEALFPGRFGTWSEYAKKYCNARVRFFGKRTQWDCRGASNLEELHQLLSEIMIRRLKNDVLTQLPPKVRQRIPFDLPQAASKNLNTTFAAWEKLMRTLNSDATESHFSEVMNLITRMYKETAIAKAGAVKDYIKMMLENDKLKFLVFAHHLSMLQACTEAVIEKKVRYIRIDGSVPSAERIRLVNQFQKDADTRVAILSIQAAGQGLTFTAATHVVFAELYWDPGHIKQAEDRAHRIGQCSSVNIHFLIAKGTMDTLMWAMLNRKAKVTGSTLNGKKEKMQAEECDKEKWDFLNFAETWTPNESLEDSKNELLFTHFEKERQHDIRSFFSPKSSNEKKRKISSGNESLDNDSESSEVTKEEDTEKSNGNLDSTRISDVDTICHESTYECEAKRARSISGSTPVNSIERNCEAAASQTEEDVSKDSRRNEESAVCKAEDRREDLGEMVTQQFVEINEQETVEIENEESEKRCGEGDVDKSDAFPIYDGLMFCASRNTDRIHLYTKDGEPLNHNFIPLDIQLDNWEDLPEAFQYKQNRSSILRFVKEWSHITAMKQKIVRKSGQIFCSPIHAAEELSKKQSVVSSTKRYMTKEDVAAASLSKASSSGGSVRLISKESGVCLKNENASIEQSGHSTMLPSENGKGPSALHWEQGEAEGSSQPRGYLQALDSQGNPLCLNCQQPTPQLEPGCQARAWDTRFCSHACQEDFSIRSSQSYLRTKVFEIEHGVCQFCNQNAQELYLSIRDAPKSQRKKLLESSWMSCLPLGQLNEIITNPTEGQFWQADHIKPVYSGGGQCSLENLQTLCTVCHRERTAKQAKERSQMKRRSLATKYGCDITKFFVKM, encoded by the exons GTGTATGATTGCTGATGAG atGGGACTAGGTAAAACAATTCAAGCAATTGCCATTTCCTATTACTATAAAAACGAATGGCCTCTCTTAATTGTTGTGCCTTCATCTCTGAGATACCCTTGGGTTGATGAGATGGAGAAGTGGATTCCAGAACTCTCTCCAGATGATATTAGCATCATTCAGAACAAAACTGATACTGG gagAATATCAACCAGCAAAGTAACGATTCTGGGGTATGGCCTGTTAACTTCTGATGCACAGACTTTAGTAGACACTTTGTACAGGCAGAACTTTAAGGTAGTTGTGGTTGATGAATCACACTATATGAAATCCAGAAATGCCACCCGCAGCAAGATTTTGTTGCCAATTGTGCAGAAAGCTCTTAGAGCTATTCTTCTTACTGGAACTCCTGCTCTAGGAAGACCTGAAGAG cttttCATGCAGATTGAGGCACTGTTTCCAGGAAGATTTGGAACTTGGAGTGAATATGCCAAAAAATACTGCAATGCTCGTGTCAG gttTTTTGGTAAAAGAACTCAATGGGACTGTAGAGGAGCTTCAAATTTAGAAGAACTACATCAACTTTTGAGTGAAATAATGATCAGAAGATTGAAGAATGATGTCCTAACTCAATTGCCTCCCAAAGTTAGACAACGTATTCCATTTGACCTCCCACAAGCCGCATCTAAG AATTTGAATACCACTTTTGCAGCATGGGAGAAATTAATGAGAACTCTGAATTCAGATGCCACTGAAAGCCACTTTTCTGAAGTCATGAATCTAATCACACGCATGTATAAAGAAACAGCCATTGCCAAG GCAGGAGCAGTAAAGGACTATATCAAAATGATGCTTGAAAATGACAAACTGAAGTTTCTAGTTTTTGCTCATCACTTAAGCATGCTTCAAGCCTGTACAGAGGCAGTTATAGAAAAAAAG GTTCGCTACATACGAATAGATGGAAGTGTTCCTTCTGCAGAAAGAATACGTCTTGTTAATCAGTTCCAGAAGGATGCTGACACCCGGGTTGCTATTTTGAGTATTCAGGCAGCTGGTCAG GGTTTAACTTTCACTGCTGCTACTCATGTTGTGTTTGCTGAACTATACTGGGATCCAGGCCATATTAAGCAAGCAGAAGACAGAGCACACCGAATTGGGCAGTGCAGTTCTGTGAATATTCACTTCCTTATTGCAAAAGGAACAATGGATACTCTTATGTGGGCGATGCTGAATCGCAAG GCCAAAGTTACAGGCAGCACCTTGAAtggcaaaaaagagaaaatgcaggcTGAAGAATGTGATAaggagaaatgggattttttgaATTTTGCTGAGACCTGGACCCCAAATGAAAGCTTAGAAGATTCcaaaaatgaacttttatttaCACAT TTTGAAAAGGAAAGACAGCATGATATACGTTCTTTCTTTTCTCCGAAATCCTCCAATGAGAAGAAACGCAAAATATCTTCTGGTAATGAATCATTAGATAATGATTCAGAATCTTCTGAAGTCACAAAAGAAGAGGATACAGAGAAGAGCAATGGAAACCTGGATTCCACAAGAATAAGTGATGTGGATACAATTTGTCATGAAAGTACCTATGAATGTGAAGCTAAAAGAGCAAGAAGCATAAGTGGATCTACTCCTGTCAACTcca TTGAGAGAAATTGTGAAGCTGCTGCTAGCCAGACTGAAGAAGATGTGTCAAAGGACTCCAGAAGAAACGAAGAGAGTGCAGTGTGCAAAGCTGAAGACAGAAGAGAAGATTTGGGAGAAATGGTGACCCAGCAATTTGTTGAAATCAATGAACAGGAAACTGTTGAAattgaaaatgaagaaagtgaaaaaaggtGTGGAGAAG GAGATGTAGATAAATCTGATGCATTTCCAATATATGATGGTCTTATGTTTTGTGCAAGCAGGAATACTGATAGAATTCACCTCTATACAAAG GATGGTGAACCACTGAATCATAATTTCATCCCATTGGACATACAGCTGGATAACTGGGAGGATTTGCCAGAGGCTTTCCAGTATAAACAAAATCGTTCATCG ATACTGAGGTTTGTGAAAGAATGGAGTCATATAACAGCAATGAAACAGAAGATTGTCAGAAAAAGTGGTCAGATATTTTGTAGTCCTATTCATGCTGCAGAGGAGTTGTCTAAAAAGCAGTCAGTGGTCAGCAGCACAAAAAG gTACATGACCAAGGAGGATGTAGCAGCAGCCTCACTTAGCAAAGCTAGCAGCAGCGGGGGCAGCGTTCGCCTCATCTCAAAAGAAAGTGGGGTTTGTCTGAAGAATGAAAATGCTTCTATTGAACAATCAGGTCATTCCACAAT GTTGccttcagaaaatggaaaaggcCCATCAGCTCTCcactgggagcagggggaagcTGAAGGCTCCTCCCAACCCAGAGGCTATTTGCAAGCCTTGGACAGCCAAGGGAACCCTCTCTGCCTCAACTGCCAACAGCCCACCCCTCAGCTTGAGCCAGGCTGCCAGGCCCGTGCTTGGGACACGCGATTCTGCTCTCATGCCTGCCAGGAGGACTTCTCAATTCGCTCTAGTCAGAGCTACCTTAGGACTAAAGTGTTTGAAATTGAACATGGCGTTTGTCAGTTTTGTAATCAAAATGCCCAGGAGCTTTATCTCAGCATCAGAGATGCACCCAAGAGTCAGCGTAAGAAACTTCTGGAGAGTTCTTGGATGTCTTGCCTTCCGCTTGGGCAG TTGAATGAAATTATAACAAACCCTACAGAAGGCCAGTTCTGGCAGGCCGACCACATCAAGCCTGTTTACAGTGGAGGAGGACAGTGCTCCCTGGAAAACCTTCAGACGCTGTGTACAGTCTGCCACAGGGAG AGAACTGCGAAACAGGCCAAGGAGAGAAGTCAGATGAAGAGACGTTCTTTAGCTACAAAGTATGGCTGTGATATCACAAAATTTTTTGTGAAGatgtaa